The Bacillota bacterium genome window below encodes:
- a CDS encoding DUF2232 domain-containing protein — MLAAVTVVLGWISLFVPYMALVLPSPMALLVYRHGAGAGLMAWAVAGVLSGVLLGGVQAVLLLIPMGLTGLGLGLALHARLAPGRVLLAGVAGALLASLFSIGVSLWVMGINPFDQMLRLYEESMKGAINLYRQLGVPAEQLDLLDQQLKLTMQALPRILPAIFLSGAVFIAFASYWAVRVVLRRMGETLPWFEPFSRWRPTPVSAVALFAGLLLLMLHGGPSWVATAGASLAVLGAGVALVSGLSLLWFWYEQARVSRGMRVLITALLLWPSLTWGYLLLLGAGLADAWFNFRRL; from the coding sequence TTGCTTGCCGCCGTCACCGTCGTGCTCGGTTGGATCTCCCTATTCGTGCCGTACATGGCGCTGGTGCTCCCTTCGCCGATGGCGCTTCTCGTTTACCGGCACGGCGCCGGCGCCGGCCTGATGGCGTGGGCGGTTGCCGGGGTCTTGAGCGGCGTGTTGCTGGGCGGCGTACAGGCCGTACTGCTTCTCATCCCCATGGGGCTCACGGGGCTGGGGCTGGGCCTGGCGCTTCACGCGCGCCTTGCGCCCGGGCGCGTTCTGCTGGCGGGCGTGGCCGGGGCGCTTCTGGCGAGCCTGTTCAGCATCGGGGTCTCCCTGTGGGTGATGGGCATCAACCCCTTCGACCAGATGCTGCGGCTCTACGAAGAGAGCATGAAGGGCGCCATCAACCTCTACCGGCAACTCGGCGTGCCGGCCGAGCAGCTCGATCTCCTGGACCAGCAGTTGAAGCTTACCATGCAGGCTCTCCCTCGAATCCTGCCGGCCATCTTCCTGTCCGGTGCGGTGTTCATCGCCTTTGCTAGCTACTGGGCCGTGCGGGTGGTCCTGCGAAGGATGGGCGAGACCCTGCCCTGGTTCGAGCCGTTCTCCCGGTGGCGCCCGACCCCGGTTTCGGCGGTGGCGCTTTTCGCGGGGCTGTTGCTGCTCATGCTCCACGGCGGCCCCTCGTGGGTTGCAACGGCAGGCGCCAGCCTGGCCGTGCTGGGAGCGGGGGTTGCCCTGGTGAGCGGGCTGTCGCTGCTCTGGTTCTGGTACGAGCAGGCCCGCGTCTCCCGGGGAATGCGCGTGCTCATCACGGCTTTGTTGCTCTGGCCCTCGCTGACGTGGGGGTACCTGTTGCTCCTCGGCGCGGGGCTGGCCGATGCGTGGTTCAACTTTCGTCGCCTGTAG
- a CDS encoding MazG-like family protein: MQDPAGAKPESDLARNLRAIEHLKAELAAALAGLYRAMLRSSDEAVAEALAALVIGAYLLARRLGISPTRLDIKVENRVRATMEQGHEFEQWYGDFGALYKHFQGGGRR; encoded by the coding sequence ATGCAGGATCCGGCGGGGGCGAAGCCTGAGAGCGACCTGGCACGCAATCTGCGCGCCATCGAGCACCTGAAGGCCGAACTGGCGGCGGCCCTGGCGGGGCTGTACCGTGCCATGCTGCGATCCAGCGACGAGGCAGTGGCCGAGGCGCTGGCCGCCCTGGTCATCGGGGCGTATCTTCTGGCGCGGCGGCTGGGCATCAGCCCGACCCGTCTGGACATCAAAGTCGAAAACCGTGTCCGCGCCACGATGGAGCAGGGGCACGAGTTCGAGCAGTGGTACGGCGATTTCGGGGCCCTGTACAAGCACTTCCAGGGGGGAGGCCGGCGATAG
- the rpsR gene encoding 30S ribosomal protein S18 has translation MPKDKKRRRKVCAFCVDKVEWIDYKDPNRLRKYMTERAKILPRRITGNCARHQRQLTTAIKRARHLALLPFVAD, from the coding sequence ATGCCGAAGGACAAGAAGCGGCGGCGCAAGGTATGCGCCTTTTGCGTGGACAAGGTCGAGTGGATTGACTACAAGGATCCCAACCGGCTCCGCAAGTACATGACCGAGCGGGCGAAAATCCTGCCGCGCCGCATCACCGGCAACTGCGCCCGCCACCAGAGGCAGCTCACCACGGCCATCAAGAGGGCGCGCCATCTGGCTTTGCTGCCCTTCGTGGCCGACTGA
- the ssb gene encoding single-stranded DNA-binding protein, protein MVNRIVLVGRAVRDAELRYTGSGAAVSRFRIAVDRPFTNQQGQREADFIDVVCWRKLAETVGAYVRKGRLVGVDGRLQIRTYDDQNGVRRIQPEVVADRVAFLEPRPKGTEEGGPEADVPGEFPEEFSDAPAADETPF, encoded by the coding sequence ATGGTTAACCGCATCGTGCTCGTCGGGCGGGCTGTGAGGGACGCCGAACTCCGGTACACCGGGTCGGGGGCGGCCGTCTCGCGCTTTCGGATCGCCGTGGACAGGCCTTTCACCAACCAGCAGGGCCAGCGCGAGGCGGACTTCATCGACGTGGTGTGCTGGCGCAAGCTGGCCGAGACGGTGGGAGCGTACGTGCGAAAGGGCCGGTTGGTCGGGGTAGACGGCCGGCTGCAAATCCGCACGTACGACGATCAGAACGGGGTCCGGCGAATCCAGCCCGAGGTGGTAGCCGACCGGGTGGCGTTCCTGGAGCCCAGGCCGAAGGGCACCGAAGAGGGCGGCCCCGAGGCGGACGTTCCCGGCGAATTCCCCGAGGAGTTCAGCGACGCGCCGGCCGCCGACGAGACGCCGTTTTGA